GCAAGACTTTTTTGATTTCGTACTTGAGGAGGAATATCAATGGATTCAAGACGAAGAAAAACTGTACGATGAAAGCACTCTGTTGAAAACTAAATTAGAATGGAAAGAGTCCTTAGATAAAGTCCCAGCAAAAAATTGTGTTGAAAATATTGATGATATAGATTCTGAGCTCTTAATTACAGGGTCTCTGAAATATCAAGAAAGAATACAAAATGATAGTCTCGAGGAAGAGGATTTAGAACAAAGTAACTTATTGCCTAAAATGATAGTTTCATCGACTTCCAGTCCAGATTCCAAAAGTAGCCGCAAAACAAAATCTacacaagaaaacaaaaagaaaggTGTCGATGTGACATCTGATGCTGATAATGTTTCGGAATATAATTCGTACCTAAAAAGATTTTCCGGCTATAACTTAGGAGAAAGAAGAGTTGAAGTATTCGGAAAagattcgatttttttttctaaagacGGTACAAAAATATGCAGTTTTTACACTATTATTATACCAATGAATTTGgagtatttagttttaaatgtgGTTCCGGGTAacgaaaataatgaattttggatgcaaaaaaaaataggggATGTTGTTCCTACCAATACCGATAATGTTGATGAATCCTTTAGAATTATAAGTAAAGATCAAGTAACATACTATCTAAAGAAAAATTGGCATGAACCACCTATACCTGTTGTAACTTCACTTTGTAGccaaagtaaaacaaaacaaaatgtaaactcAAGTAAGAGCAAAGTTAAAACATCCAGTTCAGTTAACACTTTAATATGTGATTCAAAATTATACCATACTTTCGTAATAACGTGGCCCAACGGTCTTATAATAGAGAGTGTAAATGAAGATAATTCACCCAAAGTTAATCAtatcaaacaattttatgtaagtcatgtaacaaatatcaatGAAGACATGCGTTGTATCACTCTAGATGGTGAAgtggttatttttaaaaaatctggtATTATAGAAATATACAGACCGGACGCCacctatattaaaataatcaaatgtgCAAAAAGAATTGTACATCAAGAAATTACAGAGGAAATTCGCAGCGCCAGTAGTTcggagaaaaataaaaaagtcaagGGTAAATCCGCAACCGCAAAAGACAAGCTAGGTAAATCCGCATCAAAGTCTTCGAAAAGTGTTATTGAACAGAATGAAACTTCGGTCGGCACGCCACAATACGAGTTATTTATTGATGAATTCGAAATAACGGATTCTACTGGCTTAAAGGAGAAGTGGGTAAACAATCACCTCATAAGCGCAGAAAAGCTACTAGTAAGGACGGCCACGGACTATAATTTGGGTGAAGTGTTTTCTCGGCGAATGGATGGCACTAATACTTTGCTCAATAAAGATGGGATGTTCGTTGCAACATTCCATGACAACACCAGAATTATTACGACATACTCAATTGATGATGAAGAAATTTATCCTGAGGTCGATTCTACTGATTTATTGAATTCGCgtgttatatttgaaaatgataAGACACCAAAAGATATTGTTGAATCGCCAAAAAGTAAAGAAAGTTTAGCATCACATGATAGTTCAACAAGCAACACTTTAAGTGAAAATGTGAGAGAAGAGGAAATAGAAATGAGAATGGACGGTTATGTATCAATTCATATGACTCATACAATAGAGAACGCCAACTTTGCTACCGTCACTGTTAATAAAGCTAATGGCGATATTACTGTTGATTCGCCAAATAAAACTTCTCTTGTCTTAGATGCAAATGGGAAATACGATTTTTTGCTTGATACATCAACAAATGCCAATTTCGACGGtgcatgtttaaatattaactttgaaGCTTGCAATCAGTGTGAATCTACTACCACATGTACGGTCAACATAAACAATGTGACAAACGTAAGCGATATTGAACAAACATGGCTATCTATGAAGGATTCTTTCGgtaaaaatatagttgttGACGTGGAAGGTGCAATCAATATTGTGACTGATCCGATAAAAGACGAAGttgaacaaaacaaagatgaaAAAGTACCATATAAACCTACCGCGTCCTGCCTTACGTTACTGGGAAAGTGTAGGGAAATGTATGATGCAAAGGCCCtaagattttttgtatttaggaGGTTAGTATGaaactatacaaaatttaaacaaatccGTCAAAAAACgtctagtaattaataaacaaataattatcttaTCGCAGGGATATGAGTTGTTCTGAGCTGGTTCATCGTTCACTTATGGAACAATATAAGAATCATTGCCGTTGGCAGCCTTGGTGTTCAATCAATGAGTATGATACTTTTGGAGATCATCGCAGAATTCTATCAATACTTACGCCATTACAACTCACTGAAACAGAAGTACGAATatcattttactttttctaaaCTTGTATGAGGTCTTTAGATGCctataacatttattgtaattatagaAATGGTTAATGCGGTCTAAATACTGTGATAAGCCAAAGAATCTTAAGTTTAAAGACTTAAAAGAAGACACGGGCAAAGGTTTTTATCATTGGATGCGTCCGTATGGAAGATTTCAACCCGAGCCGAAGAGTATTGAAGAGTTTAAATTACCAAGACTACCTAGAGCATATGTTTTAAGGTAAATTTAGCATATTCACCTTTAGAGGGCGCCAGCAGTCTTGTTGACTTGATCAAGACCATCGATTAACTTTGACTTTCGAACTAAACACCATCGACCATTTACATGACTTTACATGACTTTGCATGACGGTCAAACGGCAAAAACTGAAAATACTTCACTGATgtcaatagtttttttaccaatggaaaggttttttattacctacatattaactaataataaataaatactatttatcAACCTATGCGAGCTTAGGTAGAGCACGTACATGTGCTAAgcacatacaaataataagcaattaaaaaaaaactgtttctgaaaatattttactgtgatagatacatttgcatttaattatcataatGGAATGgctattttattgttttttttaatcatcgTAAACTTATTAACCGTTTTGCTGATTTAACtaacaaaaagtaattatgCGAAGGACACTAGAGTTATTGTGGGACGAAGAGTCGAGGAACGATATGAAAGGGGGTAAAGAGATGGTGAAGGCTGTGTTAAAATACCGGCGTATGATGCAATCTGAATCGGAAGCTATACTACAAGTGCCTATCCGAGACCCAAGAACTGAGGACGAGAAAAAAACTGATGAAAAATTGCAAGAAATAGCTCACAGGTTTGTCATCTATTCACCCAGGGTTTAAGAGTCCTCTGATAAACGATGTTCTTTGATCAAGCCTTGTCGTTCAGGGTACTCCCGCCCACTTTGACCATAtatctttatctttataagttataaattaaaaaatgggtAATAGCTGATGTTCTAGTTGAtgagttattaaaaacaatgcaATGATCGTTTGAAATATCCCCTCAAATTTCTTTGTGAGGTGGCAAACGTGCAAACAGTAACCTGAATTCGACTcaatagcgaagcgactgctACTCTttgacatctgcaattgtagaTACGGTGCCTTCATTTAATCGCCGTATTCACAGAAAAGGAATATTTCGTTTTCCTATtcatcccctcctctgtcaaataCAGTTTACTTTCTCATTCTTTTCTTTAAGGAAAGggcgggaagggaaagaggagtAAAATTGATTATGTGTTAACATGTTTTGTGTAGGATCTACTTAGACTTGAAGAACGAGCTCTCTGACAACATACATAGCAGTGCTCGACCGACGATAACAACTGAAAGTCAGAAACTTCCTCAACCGCCGATATTTGCTAAGACTGGAGAAGGTAAGTTTTACATTGTCCGTGAGTATCCGATTGTCGACATGCTTGTACAAAAACGTTATCATCACAGTCGCTTTGAAAAAAccgagataacaatatatttgtaaacgAAATGTTGATATATGTAGTACGCCTAGTTTATGAACGCGCTTATAATTCAAGAAGAATAAGATTAACTATGAATAATAACTAGAACATTACGTACATTAGTAGGTACATCTGCAATCTAACAGTGAACAtcttgaaattttgtttttatcttaaatttacaatacatACTCAAAATAAATTCCGTTCAATCATAACTATTCTAAAGGAGCTTGTAAAAAGTAtgaacttttgtttttatttttgattgtacatatttgtaatttttttttgctaatatATGGGTAATTTTAGTGGCATGCGAAGAATTGAAAAGAGCTTGGCAAGAGAAGCAAGACGAATATGTCAGAGCGGTAGAAGAGATATCGAGACCGAATGAAAACTTGCAGCGATACTGGCGTAGGCGGAGAGAAGAAGCCAAGGAAGAGGAGTTCTTCAAGTATAGTCTTCTTTCACAGTTTCTTTAGTGTAAACCCGAGACTTACGCTCATTCGCTTAATCATTTATGCTTAAGCATGATAgtttaaactttgaaggtaTGACCAATAGGTACAGTTTTGCCACATCGCTAGTACGTGCCTGTGGCTATAACCTATAGCTTATACATCTATGGTTAAAACCTAATGTGTGGGGGCTACATTAGGGATAGCTTTATTGATCGAATTTCATTAATTCTAACTGACTTGTATGGGTTAGCTTCggttttttgttttgacaagtgctgatatattaaagtttactaCGAAACTGCGAACCAAGACCTGTATtgaggaattttaaaaatttttatttaatttttcatttatatttcacgTCGGCACTTTGTCAATTCTCGAATCGACGAATGAAACAGGGACAATAAACAGCTTTAGTCTAATCACCGATAGCTCGTGAGATCGAAATTGGTTTATTCTTAACAGTCGCAAATAAAGTTTGTGTCACCTCTTGTCACTTACATATTCGAAGTTTTGTTtccattttttcaaaatagttATTGGATAATTGCCTACTTGAGGCCACATTTAACTATTATAGTTTTGTGTAGTTTATAGTAATAAAGGACGATTTATATTGCGTCAATCACTGCAGGCTGGGGACCAAGATTATGATTTATCCTTTTTCTCCCTTTATCTCAATAGTTTTCTACAGTCAAAGAGTGTATACTCGtaccttccttaaaggccggcaacgcatctgcgattcctctggcgttgcggatgtctatgggcgtcggatcaaataactttcgATCCGTTgttcgtttgcccccttctcctataaaaaacagtctttattgttattgttaggtacttattattttttcaggcAACTATTACGCGAGGAATCTATCCCTCCTTACTTCCGTAACATGCTGGGAGGTGCGGCATGGTGGGAAGTGAACAACATGGCCGGCGAGGCGGTCACCAGGGCTGGACATAGTCGATGCGAGTGCTCGCGTCCAACatcaaacaacaaaaatagtGCAAATACCTCTTAGCATTCTCACAATAAAGCTTATCCATAAACAAGCTAGATAGTATTATTTACAGCTATTCTGTGATAAGACTCAATGTCATGTTTTAAGCGAGAAATGaatcaataacaaatatttgctGCTAGAAACAACAAAGACCACAAAGTATTTGACATCAGTTAGAATTATacctattaataataatattcctTACGAACGAATCcgaaagtaaatttaaacaaacagtGACTATCGTTGTGagcattaaaatgaaaatcttgTTCGTAAGAGTGTTCACATGAGTGATAAGATTTTACTGTATGTTTCGACTGCAGTGATccttgaattaatatttttgtctctgttttgccaaagagaatgtaagggattccaatatgtattaatacaagtgtcgCCTCAGTAAAGTTGTAGGGTAacagtattataaattatcgGGTCAAtaggttaattttaataggtcaataggttaattttaatataatcaaggaaatatactattttgaATCGATTTAAtgttcatttataatactttctAGATTTACTTTACAACTTTTATGTACCGTTAATATTCTTCGATGGTCGACTACGTGTCAAATGTATTGTGACTTTTTCTCAACCACTCCATTACTCCTCAGTCATCTTGCGAATCCACCCTTCAAATGTAATGGTTCAAATTTGATTCTGATTGGTACAACGGGCAATTATGGtatatgtaaattgtatttacgATTGGCAAATCActtctttttgtaaattagGGAGGGTCTTGTTTGTCGTAATGAGTATGTCAACAATTGCTGCCATGGCTTGTGTCGGAGAGAGTTCGTAAAACCCCatccttttttataaactgttgtttcaatttttctttcaaGTATATTCTATGGTTTAAAATAGCGAA
This DNA window, taken from Papilio machaon chromosome Z, ilPapMach1.1, whole genome shotgun sequence, encodes the following:
- the LOC106719750 gene encoding uncharacterized protein LOC106719750, which gives rise to MPPKKEKDRGDDDNYWRILIEQTPLNEPTWNVKVVIFETAGGEQEIMYLNKFETFAKEEKRFVIKNICKSETMFMVNQLGAEKKVKDETLRVFEEGHMYLKEKKDIPPDILALIIKHLVLKMKQEYLSIQKQIFVVREGMRNESLTMIDRSEIRNNMPLQSAQPSEPVEPPHPKTKGKKDETDAISTIVPEEGKKYNTLLRVRGEEWRDKVYVDDFPLDGPNLYLAITGFLEPYLLESLMKIGVPLTAVVQIRIDPTSNKISSGYFTGTKRGHSAIELAAEKSYEFWKTLQELRLDNTSAQNFKDMAFIVFTPPYGSSETLSSSADRVYDELSFLMYDIQDLTRQHAHYLDNMDVKCIPTESKNVNMLKTYCDQLNEIPLECTTIFSIIDSMLQTICYYASYDSKSGTTSLSTDFTIMQNSFSTKSPTNFDKADNLINKVFDTLSKGDFNKKKYRITCGEEYDKYKDPVIINYGDCAQCTTFHLEHINLDNIIWSSLVNMPICNLWQNQAIPSEELQAKVNFHLSALHSCFDKKELDDSLFSRLVHMLSFRKLYNNRSSLKKGSVPPTSISEFKKIYLKRSTFAEPFPKTTSLFWTSSATSPPSPTIVKSNSYTKEFSSGSSSEEQRVELLFDCPDLSELVSALEITNDKPVNHLIDEYDFFEDFSGINALQVLLKAFTKFNCLNYKYCEVTDDFVMMFYNNHDSDGISREEWRCHLPTPVCLQDFFDFVLEEEYQWIQDEEKLYDESTLLKTKLEWKESLDKVPAKNCVENIDDIDSELLITGSLKYQERIQNDSLEEEDLEQSNLLPKMIVSSTSSPDSKSSRKTKSTQENKKKGVDVTSDADNVSEYNSYLKRFSGYNLGERRVEVFGKDSIFFSKDGTKICSFYTIIIPMNLEYLVLNVVPGNENNEFWMQKKIGDVVPTNTDNVDESFRIISKDQVTYYLKKNWHEPPIPVVTSLCSQSKTKQNVNSSKSKVKTSSSVNTLICDSKLYHTFVITWPNGLIIESVNEDNSPKVNHIKQFYVSHVTNINEDMRCITLDGEVVIFKKSGIIEIYRPDATYIKIIKCAKRIVHQEITEEIRSASSSEKNKKVKGKSATAKDKLGKSASKSSKSVIEQNETSVGTPQYELFIDEFEITDSTGLKEKWVNNHLISAEKLLVRTATDYNLGEVFSRRMDGTNTLLNKDGMFVATFHDNTRIITTYSIDDEEIYPEVDSTDLLNSRVIFENDKTPKDIVESPKSKESLASHDSSTSNTLSENVREEEIEMRMDGYVSIHMTHTIENANFATVTVNKANGDITVDSPNKTSLVLDANGKYDFLLDTSTNANFDGACLNINFEACNQCESTTTCTVNINNVTNVSDIEQTWLSMKDSFGKNIVVDVEGAINIVTDPIKDEVEQNKDEKVPYKPTASCLTLLGKCREMYDAKALRFFVFRRDMSCSELVHRSLMEQYKNHCRWQPWCSINEYDTFGDHRRILSILTPLQLTETEKWLMRSKYCDKPKNLKFKDLKEDTGKGFYHWMRPYGRFQPEPKSIEEFKLPRLPRAYVLRTLELLWDEESRNDMKGGKEMVKAVLKYRRMMQSESEAILQVPIRDPRTEDEKKTDEKLQEIAHRIYLDLKNELSDNIHSSARPTITTESQKLPQPPIFAKTGEVACEELKRAWQEKQDEYVRAVEEISRPNENLQRYWRRRREEAKEEEFFKQLLREESIPPYFRNMLGGAAWWEVNNMAGEAVTRAGHSRCECSRPTSNNKNSANTS